The Clostridiisalibacter paucivorans DSM 22131 genome has a segment encoding these proteins:
- the floA gene encoding flotillin-like protein FloA (flotillin-like protein involved in membrane lipid rafts) translates to MPGFVFVVVIAVVALVLLALLFSFIPVGLWITAYFSGVKIGLFTLVGMRFRRVIPSRIVNPLIKATKAGLDIGVDKLEAHYLAGGNVNTVVDALIAAQRANIELPFERAAAIDLAGRSVLEAVQVSVNPKVIETPKVAAVAKDGIEVMVKARVTVRANIERLVGGAGEETIIARVGEGIVTTVGSAGSHKKVLENPDDISKNVLDKGLDAGTAFEILSIDIADVDVGRNIGAQLQTDQAEADKRIAQAKAEERRAMAVAKEQEMKAEVQSMRAKVIEAEAQVPLALSKALNEGKLGVMDYYNMKNILADTDMRNAISRVPKSDSNEEKKDK, encoded by the coding sequence ATGCCTGGATTTGTATTTGTAGTAGTTATTGCAGTAGTTGCTTTGGTGCTTTTAGCATTATTATTTAGTTTTATTCCAGTAGGATTATGGATTACAGCTTATTTTTCAGGAGTTAAAATAGGGTTATTTACTTTAGTTGGAATGAGGTTTAGGAGGGTAATTCCTTCAAGAATAGTAAATCCTCTTATAAAGGCTACTAAGGCAGGTCTTGATATAGGCGTTGATAAACTTGAAGCCCATTATTTAGCGGGAGGAAATGTAAATACAGTTGTAGATGCATTGATAGCTGCTCAAAGGGCTAATATAGAGTTGCCATTTGAAAGAGCTGCAGCTATAGATTTGGCAGGTAGAAGTGTATTAGAGGCTGTACAAGTGAGTGTAAACCCTAAAGTTATAGAGACACCTAAGGTTGCGGCTGTAGCAAAAGATGGTATAGAGGTAATGGTTAAAGCTAGGGTTACTGTGAGAGCTAATATAGAAAGACTAGTTGGAGGAGCTGGAGAAGAAACAATAATAGCTAGAGTTGGAGAAGGAATAGTTACAACGGTAGGTAGTGCAGGGAGTCATAAAAAGGTGTTAGAAAATCCCGATGACATATCAAAAAATGTCTTGGATAAAGGACTAGACGCAGGCACAGCCTTTGAAATACTATCCATCGATATAGCAGATGTGGATGTCGGAAGGAATATAGGGGCACAATTGCAGACGGATCAAGCAGAAGCCGATAAGAGGATTGCTCAAGCCAAGGCAGAGGAAAGAAGAGCTATGGCAGTAGCTAAGGAGCAAGAAATGAAGGCAGAAGTTCAATCTATGAGGGCTAAAGTTATTGAAGCGGAGGCTCAAGTGCCATTGGCATTATCTAAAGCATTAAATGAAGGTAAATTAGGTGTAATGGATTATTATAATATGAAGAATATATTAGCTGATACAGATATGAGGAATGCAATATCAAGAGTACCAAAGTCTGACTCAAATGAAGAAAAAAAAGATAAATAG
- a CDS encoding PhoH family protein has translation MEEKRIEITGEDFTKILFGNFDENIKMIEGELDVNIISRDGEIRIIGPENNVTIAEKLINKLIDIIEKEGKLTKQTIRYSINLVSQGQEEKIKDLLNDIICVTASGKTLKPKTLGQRRYVNAIKNNDIVFGIGPAGTGKTYLAVAMAINSFKNKEVDRIILTRPAVEAGEKLGFLPGDLQDKVDPYLRPLHDALFDILGAESYLKYKERGLIEIAPLAYMRGRTLDSSFVILDEAQNTTPEQMKMFLTRLGYGSRAIITGDITQIDLPKGKVSGLKQVSKILDSIKGINFIYLDKNDVVRHRLVQRIIEAYEKFEKKKK, from the coding sequence TTGGAAGAAAAGAGAATTGAAATCACAGGAGAAGATTTCACAAAAATTTTATTTGGAAATTTCGATGAAAATATAAAAATGATAGAAGGAGAATTGGATGTTAATATAATATCTAGAGACGGTGAGATAAGAATAATAGGCCCAGAGAATAATGTAACTATTGCGGAAAAATTGATAAATAAATTGATAGATATAATTGAAAAGGAAGGGAAACTTACTAAGCAGACAATAAGATATAGTATAAATTTAGTAAGTCAGGGACAAGAAGAAAAGATAAAAGATTTATTAAATGATATAATATGTGTAACTGCATCAGGTAAAACTTTGAAGCCAAAAACATTAGGACAAAGAAGATACGTAAATGCTATAAAAAATAATGATATAGTATTTGGGATAGGACCAGCAGGAACAGGGAAAACATATCTTGCAGTAGCTATGGCTATAAATAGCTTTAAAAATAAAGAAGTAGATAGAATAATATTGACAAGACCAGCAGTAGAAGCAGGTGAAAAGCTAGGTTTTTTACCTGGAGATCTTCAAGACAAAGTAGATCCATATTTAAGACCACTTCATGATGCTTTATTTGATATATTAGGAGCTGAGAGTTACCTGAAATATAAAGAAAGGGGACTTATTGAAATAGCTCCATTGGCATATATGAGAGGAAGAACTTTAGATTCATCGTTTGTGATATTGGATGAAGCTCAAAATACTACTCCAGAACAAATGAAGATGTTTTTAACAAGATTAGGTTATGGATCTAGAGCCATTATTACAGGAGATATAACGCAAATAGATCTTCCAAAGGGAAAGGTGTCAGGATTAAAACAGGTATCTAAGATATTAGACAGTATAAAAGGTATAAATTTTATATATTTAGACAAGAATGATGTTGTAAGACATAGACTAGTGCAACGAATAATAGAAGCATATGAAAAATTTGAAAAGAAGAAAAAATAA
- the yqfD gene encoding sporulation protein YqfD, translating into MLVIRIWNYFRGYVIIKIEGLTLERFINMAVYKGLYLWDIERIEYTILQAKIGVKSYKKMKSIIENIGCKVEVVEKKGYPFLIHRLKSRKAMVLGFFLSMITLFFLTSFIWVIDIESSDNIDEQKLLQYLYEMDIKPGIRKSDINIDRIDANILRDIEELSYAHGEINGVRLVINAKKRSDISKALDDETPCSLVAKKKAVIEKIVAKQGKALVKKGDVVEKGEPLISGIISDETMEEPLFVHAEGEVLGRTLYRAVIKEPIFRVLKTETGKKYTVKELKLGEKRIMLMNGEIPFKEYREVIRANNIPDKGFIKLPIDIIVHEYRELEVKRYKQNIDAIKKESSVKGTEKIIKEIPDEAKIVSKEVNFFTEEDVLEAHVIIEVIEDIVVENKIP; encoded by the coding sequence TTGCTAGTTATAAGAATATGGAATTATTTTCGTGGATATGTTATTATTAAAATTGAGGGGCTAACCCTTGAAAGATTCATAAATATGGCTGTTTATAAAGGGTTATATCTGTGGGATATTGAAAGAATAGAGTATACCATATTGCAGGCAAAAATAGGAGTTAAATCATATAAAAAGATGAAGTCTATTATTGAAAATATAGGATGTAAGGTTGAAGTTGTAGAAAAAAAGGGTTATCCTTTTTTGATTCATAGATTAAAGTCTAGAAAAGCAATGGTATTGGGTTTCTTTCTTTCTATGATTACCCTGTTTTTTTTAACTTCTTTTATATGGGTAATAGACATAGAAAGCTCAGATAATATAGATGAACAGAAACTATTACAATATCTCTATGAAATGGATATTAAACCAGGTATTAGAAAGTCAGATATCAATATAGACAGAATAGATGCAAATATTTTGAGAGATATAGAAGAACTATCATATGCCCATGGTGAAATAAATGGAGTTAGATTGGTTATAAATGCTAAAAAAAGATCAGATATATCAAAAGCATTAGACGATGAAACTCCATGTAGCCTTGTAGCTAAAAAAAAGGCAGTAATTGAAAAAATAGTAGCTAAGCAGGGAAAGGCATTGGTAAAAAAAGGGGATGTAGTAGAGAAGGGTGAACCTTTAATATCAGGAATTATTAGCGATGAGACAATGGAAGAACCTTTGTTTGTCCATGCAGAAGGAGAAGTGTTAGGAAGAACACTTTATAGGGCAGTAATTAAAGAGCCTATTTTTAGAGTACTAAAGACTGAAACAGGGAAAAAATATACTGTTAAGGAATTAAAGTTGGGAGAAAAAAGAATAATGCTTATGAATGGAGAAATTCCATTTAAAGAGTATAGAGAAGTGATAAGAGCAAATAATATTCCTGATAAAGGATTTATAAAATTGCCCATAGATATTATTGTACATGAATATAGAGAACTGGAAGTTAAGAGATACAAACAAAATATAGATGCTATAAAAAAAGAATCATCAGTTAAAGGAACGGAAAAAATAATAAAGGAAATACCTGATGAAGCTAAAATTGTTTCTAAGGAAGTGAATTTTTTTACAGAAGAAGATGTATTGGAGGCACATGTTATAATAGAAGTTATAGAAGATATAGTTGTAGAAAATAAAATACCATAA
- a CDS encoding NfeD family protein produces the protein MLRRNFGKVYIIIVVMILVSSFGFAENDGDVYVIPITGEINKATSQFVNTQLENIKNKNVSAVIFEIDTYGGLISEAEKIKESIMSLEIPTIAFVNKKAESAGVLITISNDYIVMAEGASIGSAETIPNTEKVMSMWVTWLRTTAEQNGRDSELVAAMADKDIEIEGIVKEGDLLNLGHKWAYDLGFADAIANNYNQVLKKLNLDYEEIKPIEKDLQIKIAEIVVNPYVAAAILAIGFIGFVIEILTPGFGVGGTIGLLAFALFFGGNMLAGNSNWGAVILFVVGLILLLVEAVAPGFGIPGIGGIISVVLSVIMASSSIETAIMSLAFAVILAIIAAVLLIKYGPKNPYLDRIILSTKQENKKGYTSNQVKASYVGKEGLTLTTLRPAGTILIDDIRLDVVSEGGFIAKNSKVKVVKIEGSKIIVRKID, from the coding sequence GTGCTTAGAAGAAATTTTGGAAAGGTTTATATAATAATTGTAGTTATGATATTAGTCAGTAGTTTTGGTTTTGCTGAAAATGATGGAGATGTATATGTAATACCTATTACAGGAGAGATAAATAAAGCAACATCCCAATTTGTAAACACCCAATTAGAAAATATTAAAAATAAAAATGTATCTGCAGTTATATTTGAAATAGATACGTATGGAGGTCTTATATCTGAAGCAGAAAAAATAAAGGAATCTATCATGTCATTAGAGATACCTACAATAGCATTTGTCAATAAAAAGGCAGAGTCAGCTGGAGTTTTAATTACTATATCAAATGATTATATAGTAATGGCTGAAGGAGCCAGCATAGGTTCTGCAGAAACTATACCTAATACAGAAAAGGTTATGTCTATGTGGGTAACATGGCTTAGAACAACTGCGGAACAGAATGGGAGAGATTCAGAATTGGTTGCAGCTATGGCAGATAAAGATATAGAGATAGAGGGCATAGTTAAAGAAGGGGACCTTTTGAATTTAGGACATAAATGGGCCTATGATTTAGGTTTTGCAGATGCTATAGCAAATAATTATAATCAGGTATTAAAGAAACTCAATTTAGACTATGAGGAGATAAAACCAATAGAAAAGGATTTACAGATTAAAATTGCTGAAATAGTAGTAAACCCTTATGTTGCAGCAGCTATATTGGCAATAGGATTCATTGGCTTTGTAATTGAAATATTGACACCTGGATTTGGTGTAGGGGGAACTATTGGATTATTAGCCTTTGCACTGTTCTTCGGTGGGAATATGCTAGCAGGAAACTCTAATTGGGGTGCAGTAATATTATTTGTAGTAGGTCTCATATTGCTCCTTGTAGAGGCTGTTGCACCAGGATTTGGGATACCAGGTATTGGTGGTATTATAAGTGTGGTTTTAAGTGTAATAATGGCATCGAGTTCAATAGAAACAGCAATAATGTCTTTAGCCTTTGCAGTAATTCTTGCTATTATTGCGGCAGTATTATTAATAAAATATGGACCTAAAAATCCTTATTTAGATAGGATAATATTATCTACTAAACAAGAAAATAAAAAGGGGTATACAAGTAATCAAGTGAAAGCCTCATATGTAGGCAAAGAAGGATTAACACTGACTACTTTAAGACCTGCAGGAACTATATTGATAGATGACATAAGGTTAGATGTAGTTTCAGAGGGAGGATTTATAGCTAAGAATAGTAAGGTCAAGGTTGTTAAGATAGAGGGTTCCAAGATAATAGTAAGAAAAATTGATTAA
- the yqfC gene encoding sporulation protein YqfC, translated as MNKIKYAFTEALELPRDIVLDLPKITLVGKLQLNIENHKGVLEYSKDIIRVKGNGVVVKVYGNNMIIRSIIEEEIVISGEIKKIEYID; from the coding sequence ATGAATAAAATAAAATATGCTTTTACAGAGGCTCTAGAGCTCCCGAGGGATATAGTTTTAGATTTGCCTAAAATAACATTGGTAGGAAAGTTACAATTAAATATAGAAAATCATAAAGGAGTATTAGAGTATAGTAAAGACATTATAAGGGTAAAAGGGAATGGGGTTGTGGTTAAAGTGTATGGTAATAATATGATAATAAGGAGTATTATTGAAGAAGAAATAGTCATAAGTGGTGAAATTAAAAAGATAGAGTATATAGACTAG
- a CDS encoding HD family phosphohydrolase: MPLINKIIGEKYKNSKLHNLFNKTLVRQAIIYIVFTVLLSIIVVSNIMSAKIVLKPGEIAVENIRATKEIVDEEATNRLKEEAMNEIEPVYEVNPAVSVKIKNQIKGLFKYIYDFKQEAEGDQALAIDYLKNNFEFKLTDNNYKTLLNEDIEVLKKLENYIVYDIINPFMALGIKEEELEYEKENISKVFNSLDDLPSDIKIIGQDIVHKTLKPNKFLDFETTQSKRQEASESIDPVIIKEGALIVSKGEKITQKTLDLVKKAGILRANDGTDIKLIAGGFLLVLIFQAIIIGYLFVLDKDILKNTKKITILAIIILGALIISKAIYNISPYLMPISAAAMLISILINPKLSVLINFIISILLGVITGNDINVVTMCIIGGTVGAIGVVYANQRHNIFLTGLLISLVNVISIITFGLIGDLGYTDIIKDSIYGIINGVFSAVLTIGSLPFWEGVFSVVTPLKLLELSNPNNPLLKKLLLEAPGTYHHSIIVGNLAENAAEAINCNPLVVRVGAYYHDIGKLKRPYFFKENQLGSDNPHDKINPSLSTLIITSHIKDGIELAQKYKIPNVIKDIIQEHHGDTLVAFFYHKAMNGENPDLVQEDSFRYSGPKPQSKEAALIMIADSVEAAVRSIQQPTKGKIEALVRQIIKSKLDDGQLDECDLTLKDLNIIANSFLNVLFGIFHERIEYPKLNLKELKGGN, from the coding sequence ATGCCTTTAATAAATAAAATAATAGGGGAAAAATATAAAAATAGTAAATTGCATAATTTATTTAATAAAACATTGGTTAGACAAGCTATAATATACATTGTATTTACTGTTTTATTGTCTATTATAGTAGTTTCCAATATTATGTCAGCAAAAATAGTGCTAAAACCTGGAGAAATAGCTGTAGAAAACATAAGAGCTACTAAAGAGATAGTAGATGAAGAGGCTACAAACAGGTTAAAAGAAGAAGCGATGAATGAGATAGAACCTGTATATGAAGTGAATCCAGCAGTATCGGTGAAGATAAAAAATCAAATAAAAGGGCTATTTAAATATATATATGATTTCAAGCAAGAAGCAGAAGGAGATCAGGCATTAGCCATTGATTATTTAAAGAATAATTTTGAATTTAAACTCACTGACAATAACTATAAGACATTGTTAAATGAAGATATAGAAGTATTGAAAAAATTAGAGAACTACATTGTATATGATATAATAAACCCTTTTATGGCCTTAGGTATAAAGGAAGAAGAGTTAGAATATGAGAAAGAAAATATATCAAAGGTTTTTAATAGTTTGGATGATTTACCATCAGATATTAAAATAATAGGACAAGATATAGTTCATAAGACGTTAAAACCCAATAAGTTTTTAGACTTTGAAACTACTCAATCCAAAAGACAAGAGGCATCAGAGAGCATAGACCCTGTTATTATAAAAGAAGGAGCATTGATTGTATCTAAAGGAGAAAAAATAACTCAGAAGACTTTAGATTTAGTAAAAAAAGCAGGTATATTAAGGGCAAATGATGGCACAGATATTAAATTAATAGCAGGTGGCTTTTTATTAGTACTTATATTTCAGGCCATAATTATAGGATATTTATTTGTATTGGATAAAGATATACTAAAAAACACCAAAAAAATAACAATTTTGGCAATAATAATACTAGGTGCCCTTATAATATCTAAGGCTATATATAATATATCACCATATTTGATGCCTATATCTGCTGCTGCAATGCTGATATCCATACTGATAAATCCTAAATTATCTGTATTGATAAATTTCATTATATCTATTTTATTAGGTGTTATTACAGGAAATGATATAAATGTGGTTACAATGTGTATAATAGGCGGTACAGTAGGAGCGATAGGGGTAGTTTATGCAAATCAAAGACATAATATTTTTTTGACAGGATTGTTAATAAGTTTAGTTAATGTTATAAGTATCATTACCTTTGGATTGATAGGAGATTTAGGATATACAGACATAATCAAAGATAGTATATATGGAATAATAAATGGAGTTTTTAGTGCAGTTTTAACTATAGGGTCTTTACCATTTTGGGAAGGTGTATTTTCTGTAGTTACTCCATTAAAACTGTTAGAACTTTCCAATCCAAACAATCCATTATTGAAAAAATTGCTATTAGAAGCACCAGGGACATATCATCATAGTATAATAGTAGGTAATTTAGCTGAAAATGCTGCAGAAGCTATAAATTGTAATCCATTAGTAGTAAGGGTGGGAGCATATTATCATGATATAGGAAAATTAAAAAGGCCTTATTTTTTCAAGGAGAACCAATTGGGTTCAGATAATCCCCATGACAAAATAAATCCTAGTCTCAGTACATTAATAATAACTAGTCATATAAAGGACGGTATAGAATTAGCCCAGAAGTATAAGATACCAAATGTAATTAAAGATATAATACAGGAGCATCATGGTGATACATTAGTGGCTTTTTTCTATCACAAGGCTATGAATGGGGAAAATCCTGATTTAGTTCAAGAGGATAGCTTTAGATATAGTGGACCTAAGCCTCAGTCTAAAGAAGCTGCATTGATTATGATAGCAGATTCTGTTGAAGCAGCAGTAAGGTCTATTCAACAACCTACAAAGGGAAAGATAGAGGCCCTTGTGAGACAAATAATAAAGTCAAAATTAGATGATGGACAATTAGATGAATGTGATTTAACTCTTAAAGATTTAAATATTATAGCAAATTCTTTTTTAAATGTACTGTTTGGAATATTTCATGAAAGAATAGAATATCCTAAGTTAAATTTAAAGGAGTTAAAGGGAGGAAATTAA